The following proteins are encoded in a genomic region of Athene noctua chromosome 9, bAthNoc1.hap1.1, whole genome shotgun sequence:
- the TOX3 gene encoding TOX high mobility group box family member 3 isoform X3 has protein sequence MNMAEANNAFLAANEQTFHTPSLGDEEFEIPPITPPPESDPALGMADILLPFQGLGDQLPAQGSEFTPQFPPQSLDLPSITISRNLMEQDGLIHSNGLHMDQSHTQVSQYRQDHSLIMRSIVHMTDAAHSGIMPPSQLTTINQSQLSAQLGLNLGGTNLPHTSPSPPASKSATPSPSSSINEEDADESNRATGEKRAAPDSGKKPKTPKKKKKKDPNEPQKPVSAYALFFRDTQAAIKGQNPNATFGEVSKIVASMWDSLGEEQKQVYKRKTEAAKKEYLKALAAYRASLVSKAAAESAEAQTIRSVQQTLASTNLSSSLILNTSLSQHATVSASPQTLQQSLPRAIAPKPLTMRLPMNQIVASVTVAPNMPTNIAAPLISSMGTNMVATPSSSQVSPSMQSQQHQIQHLQQQQMQQMQQQQLHQHQMHQQIQQQMQQQHFQHHMQQHLQQQQHLQQQINQQQMQQQLQHIQLQQMQQQQMQHMQHQSQPSPQQHSPVASQITSPIPAIGSPQPAPQQHQSQIQSQTQTQVLSQVSIF, from the exons ATGAACATGGCAGAGGCAAATAATGCATTTCTCGCTGCAAATGAG CAGACGTTCCATACGCCGAGCCTTGGGGACGAGGAATTTGAAATCCCACCCATTACCCCCCCACCCGAGTCAGACCCTGCACTGGGGATGGCAGATATACTGCTGCCCTTTCAGGGCCTTGGAGACCAGCTGCCTGCACAAGGAAGTGAATTTACACCTCAGTTTCCCCCCCAGAGCTTGGATCTTCCCTCTATTACAATATCCCGAAATCTCATGGAACAGGATGGCCTCATCCACAGCAATGGATTGCATATG GATCAGAGTCACACACAGGTTTCCCAGTATCGCCAGGATCACTCTCTGATTATGAGATCTATTGTCCATATGACTGATGCTGCTCATTCGGGAATTATGCCTCCTTCTCAGCTAACCACCATTAACCAGTCTCAGCTAAGTGCGCAGCTGGGGCTAAATTTAGGAGGCACTAATTTGCCACAcacttctccctcccctcctgcaagTAAATCAGCCACTCCTTCCCCATCCAGCTCCATAAATGAAGAAGATGCAGATGAATCAAATAGA GCTACTGGAGAAAAAAGAGCTGCCCCAGATTCTGGCAAGAAGCCCAAGACtccaaagaagaagaaaaagaaagatcccAATGAGCCACAAAAGCCAGTGTCAGCATATGCCCTTTTCTTCAGGGATACACAGGCTGCCATTAAGGGACAGAACCCGAATGCCACATTTGGAGAGGTTTCAAAAATAGTGGCATCTATGTGGGACAGTTTAGGAGAAGAACAAAAACAG gtatataaaagaaaaactgaagctgCCAAAAAAGAATACCTAAAGGCACTTGCTGCCTATAGAGCAAGCCTTGTTTCTAAG gctgctgcagaatCTGCTGAGGCCCAGACAATTCGCTCTGTTCAGCAAACACTGGCATCCACAAATTTGTCTTCCTCCCTTATTCTGAATACTTCTCTTTCTCAACATGCAACAGTATCGGCATCTCCTCAAACTCTTCAACAGTCCCTCCCCAGAGCAATTGCTCCAAAACCTTTAACTATGAGACTGCCAATGAATCAGATTGTAGCTTCTGTTACCGTTGCACCAAACATGCCAACAAACATTGCAGCTCCATTGATAAGCTCCATGGGAACAAATATGGTGGCAACGCCATCTTCATCTCAAGTCAGCCCCTCAATGCAAAGCCAGCAGCACCAGATACAGCATCTCCAGCAGCAACAGATGCAGCAGATGCAACAGCAGCAACTACATCAGCATCAAATGCATCAGCAAATACAACAACAAATGCAACAACAGCATTTTCAGCACCACATGCAACAacatttgcagcagcagcagcatcttcagcAGCAAATTAATCAACAGCAAAtgcaacagcagctgcagcacataCAGCTGCAGcaaatgcagcagcagcaaatgcaGCATATGCAACACCAGTCACAGCCTTCTCCTCAGCAGCATTCTCCGGTAGCCTCTCAGATCACTTCTCCCATCCCTGCCATTGGGAGCCCTCAGCCAGCACCTCAGCAGCACCAGTCACAAATACAATCTCAGACACAGACTCAAGTATTATCACAGGTCAGTATTTTCTGA
- the TOX3 gene encoding TOX high mobility group box family member 3 isoform X2, which yields MDVRFYPAAAGSSLPGDPSNLDFAQCLGYYNYNKFGNNNNYMNMAEANNAFLAANETFHTPSLGDEEFEIPPITPPPESDPALGMADILLPFQGLGDQLPAQGSEFTPQFPPQSLDLPSITISRNLMEQDGLIHSNGLHMDQSHTQVSQYRQDHSLIMRSIVHMTDAAHSGIMPPSQLTTINQSQLSAQLGLNLGGTNLPHTSPSPPASKSATPSPSSSINEEDADESNRATGEKRAAPDSGKKPKTPKKKKKKDPNEPQKPVSAYALFFRDTQAAIKGQNPNATFGEVSKIVASMWDSLGEEQKQVYKRKTEAAKKEYLKALAAYRASLVSKAAAESAEAQTIRSVQQTLASTNLSSSLILNTSLSQHATVSASPQTLQQSLPRAIAPKPLTMRLPMNQIVASVTVAPNMPTNIAAPLISSMGTNMVATPSSSQVSPSMQSQQHQIQHLQQQQMQQMQQQQLHQHQMHQQIQQQMQQQHFQHHMQQHLQQQQHLQQQINQQQMQQQLQHIQLQQMQQQQMQHMQHQSQPSPQQHSPVASQITSPIPAIGSPQPAPQQHQSQIQSQTQTQVLSQVSIF from the exons tttggaaACAATAACAACTACATGAACATGGCAGAGGCAAATAATGCATTTCTCGCTGCAAATGAG ACGTTCCATACGCCGAGCCTTGGGGACGAGGAATTTGAAATCCCACCCATTACCCCCCCACCCGAGTCAGACCCTGCACTGGGGATGGCAGATATACTGCTGCCCTTTCAGGGCCTTGGAGACCAGCTGCCTGCACAAGGAAGTGAATTTACACCTCAGTTTCCCCCCCAGAGCTTGGATCTTCCCTCTATTACAATATCCCGAAATCTCATGGAACAGGATGGCCTCATCCACAGCAATGGATTGCATATG GATCAGAGTCACACACAGGTTTCCCAGTATCGCCAGGATCACTCTCTGATTATGAGATCTATTGTCCATATGACTGATGCTGCTCATTCGGGAATTATGCCTCCTTCTCAGCTAACCACCATTAACCAGTCTCAGCTAAGTGCGCAGCTGGGGCTAAATTTAGGAGGCACTAATTTGCCACAcacttctccctcccctcctgcaagTAAATCAGCCACTCCTTCCCCATCCAGCTCCATAAATGAAGAAGATGCAGATGAATCAAATAGA GCTACTGGAGAAAAAAGAGCTGCCCCAGATTCTGGCAAGAAGCCCAAGACtccaaagaagaagaaaaagaaagatcccAATGAGCCACAAAAGCCAGTGTCAGCATATGCCCTTTTCTTCAGGGATACACAGGCTGCCATTAAGGGACAGAACCCGAATGCCACATTTGGAGAGGTTTCAAAAATAGTGGCATCTATGTGGGACAGTTTAGGAGAAGAACAAAAACAG gtatataaaagaaaaactgaagctgCCAAAAAAGAATACCTAAAGGCACTTGCTGCCTATAGAGCAAGCCTTGTTTCTAAG gctgctgcagaatCTGCTGAGGCCCAGACAATTCGCTCTGTTCAGCAAACACTGGCATCCACAAATTTGTCTTCCTCCCTTATTCTGAATACTTCTCTTTCTCAACATGCAACAGTATCGGCATCTCCTCAAACTCTTCAACAGTCCCTCCCCAGAGCAATTGCTCCAAAACCTTTAACTATGAGACTGCCAATGAATCAGATTGTAGCTTCTGTTACCGTTGCACCAAACATGCCAACAAACATTGCAGCTCCATTGATAAGCTCCATGGGAACAAATATGGTGGCAACGCCATCTTCATCTCAAGTCAGCCCCTCAATGCAAAGCCAGCAGCACCAGATACAGCATCTCCAGCAGCAACAGATGCAGCAGATGCAACAGCAGCAACTACATCAGCATCAAATGCATCAGCAAATACAACAACAAATGCAACAACAGCATTTTCAGCACCACATGCAACAacatttgcagcagcagcagcatcttcagcAGCAAATTAATCAACAGCAAAtgcaacagcagctgcagcacataCAGCTGCAGcaaatgcagcagcagcaaatgcaGCATATGCAACACCAGTCACAGCCTTCTCCTCAGCAGCATTCTCCGGTAGCCTCTCAGATCACTTCTCCCATCCCTGCCATTGGGAGCCCTCAGCCAGCACCTCAGCAGCACCAGTCACAAATACAATCTCAGACACAGACTCAAGTATTATCACAGGTCAGTATTTTCTGA
- the TOX3 gene encoding TOX high mobility group box family member 3 isoform X1, with protein sequence MDVRFYPAAAGSSLPGDPSNLDFAQCLGYYNYNKFGNNNNYMNMAEANNAFLAANEQTFHTPSLGDEEFEIPPITPPPESDPALGMADILLPFQGLGDQLPAQGSEFTPQFPPQSLDLPSITISRNLMEQDGLIHSNGLHMDQSHTQVSQYRQDHSLIMRSIVHMTDAAHSGIMPPSQLTTINQSQLSAQLGLNLGGTNLPHTSPSPPASKSATPSPSSSINEEDADESNRATGEKRAAPDSGKKPKTPKKKKKKDPNEPQKPVSAYALFFRDTQAAIKGQNPNATFGEVSKIVASMWDSLGEEQKQVYKRKTEAAKKEYLKALAAYRASLVSKAAAESAEAQTIRSVQQTLASTNLSSSLILNTSLSQHATVSASPQTLQQSLPRAIAPKPLTMRLPMNQIVASVTVAPNMPTNIAAPLISSMGTNMVATPSSSQVSPSMQSQQHQIQHLQQQQMQQMQQQQLHQHQMHQQIQQQMQQQHFQHHMQQHLQQQQHLQQQINQQQMQQQLQHIQLQQMQQQQMQHMQHQSQPSPQQHSPVASQITSPIPAIGSPQPAPQQHQSQIQSQTQTQVLSQVSIF encoded by the exons tttggaaACAATAACAACTACATGAACATGGCAGAGGCAAATAATGCATTTCTCGCTGCAAATGAG CAGACGTTCCATACGCCGAGCCTTGGGGACGAGGAATTTGAAATCCCACCCATTACCCCCCCACCCGAGTCAGACCCTGCACTGGGGATGGCAGATATACTGCTGCCCTTTCAGGGCCTTGGAGACCAGCTGCCTGCACAAGGAAGTGAATTTACACCTCAGTTTCCCCCCCAGAGCTTGGATCTTCCCTCTATTACAATATCCCGAAATCTCATGGAACAGGATGGCCTCATCCACAGCAATGGATTGCATATG GATCAGAGTCACACACAGGTTTCCCAGTATCGCCAGGATCACTCTCTGATTATGAGATCTATTGTCCATATGACTGATGCTGCTCATTCGGGAATTATGCCTCCTTCTCAGCTAACCACCATTAACCAGTCTCAGCTAAGTGCGCAGCTGGGGCTAAATTTAGGAGGCACTAATTTGCCACAcacttctccctcccctcctgcaagTAAATCAGCCACTCCTTCCCCATCCAGCTCCATAAATGAAGAAGATGCAGATGAATCAAATAGA GCTACTGGAGAAAAAAGAGCTGCCCCAGATTCTGGCAAGAAGCCCAAGACtccaaagaagaagaaaaagaaagatcccAATGAGCCACAAAAGCCAGTGTCAGCATATGCCCTTTTCTTCAGGGATACACAGGCTGCCATTAAGGGACAGAACCCGAATGCCACATTTGGAGAGGTTTCAAAAATAGTGGCATCTATGTGGGACAGTTTAGGAGAAGAACAAAAACAG gtatataaaagaaaaactgaagctgCCAAAAAAGAATACCTAAAGGCACTTGCTGCCTATAGAGCAAGCCTTGTTTCTAAG gctgctgcagaatCTGCTGAGGCCCAGACAATTCGCTCTGTTCAGCAAACACTGGCATCCACAAATTTGTCTTCCTCCCTTATTCTGAATACTTCTCTTTCTCAACATGCAACAGTATCGGCATCTCCTCAAACTCTTCAACAGTCCCTCCCCAGAGCAATTGCTCCAAAACCTTTAACTATGAGACTGCCAATGAATCAGATTGTAGCTTCTGTTACCGTTGCACCAAACATGCCAACAAACATTGCAGCTCCATTGATAAGCTCCATGGGAACAAATATGGTGGCAACGCCATCTTCATCTCAAGTCAGCCCCTCAATGCAAAGCCAGCAGCACCAGATACAGCATCTCCAGCAGCAACAGATGCAGCAGATGCAACAGCAGCAACTACATCAGCATCAAATGCATCAGCAAATACAACAACAAATGCAACAACAGCATTTTCAGCACCACATGCAACAacatttgcagcagcagcagcatcttcagcAGCAAATTAATCAACAGCAAAtgcaacagcagctgcagcacataCAGCTGCAGcaaatgcagcagcagcaaatgcaGCATATGCAACACCAGTCACAGCCTTCTCCTCAGCAGCATTCTCCGGTAGCCTCTCAGATCACTTCTCCCATCCCTGCCATTGGGAGCCCTCAGCCAGCACCTCAGCAGCACCAGTCACAAATACAATCTCAGACACAGACTCAAGTATTATCACAGGTCAGTATTTTCTGA